The segment GTCCCAGGCCTCATCGGGGCTTTTTTGGCCATCGAACAACACCGTGGTATGCGCGGGTCGCTCGTTCCGCAGGCTGCTCCAGAGCCGCTCCAGCCGTTGATGTTCGTCGCCGGTCGAGTGGGCGTGAGGTTCGCCGGCGTGGATCAACGCCGTTGGAAGGGACTCCCCCCACCAGGTCACATGAAGGGCCACAGGTACCCAGAGGCAGGGAGGGAAGAGGCGATCGAACCGGGAAAACGCCTCGCTGCCGAAGGGGTGGATGCCTTCCTCGGGTGCATGGAGCCGGGCCTCAGGGAAGTATGCGAGGCCGGACATCGGGCGCCGGCGCATCCGGGTCACGGTCCGCCGAATGGTCGCTAGCCGCCGGGCGGGGTCGTCGGCAGGGAAAGGCATGGCGCCGCAGGCGGCGAACATCGGAAAACGGTCCCAGTCTTCCATCCAGACCGAAAAGGATCGGCCCAGGCCCCGATGCAGGGCGTACCACAGCAGATGGCCGTCGAAGAAATGATGGTGGTTGGCGTAGAGGACCACGGGCGTGTCCGCCGGCCACACCGGCGGCTCACCCACCCAACACACGCGCCGGAACGCAGAAGCCAGGCCACGTAGGACCAGGCGGGTCACCAGGAATCGCATCATGCCGTAAGGCGGGCCGGCGAGCGCCCCTGCAGGCGCCGTTTGCGCCGCTCGTAGGTATCAAAGAGGAGGAGCTGCACTTTTTTAGCCCGACTAGTATACGCCCGCTCGTTCAGATTATCGTAATCGCGGCGGCGGATTTCGTTCAGGATCTCGCGGTAGATGCGGGCGGCCGCCTCGATGCCCGGGCGGACGGAGCGGTTGAGCGCGGCGATGCCGGATCTGCCGCTCACGAAATACTCTTCGGCCATCTCCATCACGTACTCGATCAACTCCGGGTAACCCTCGGGCAGGGTTGTGGACGCAAGGTCAGCTCCCCGACAACCGAAACGAGCGAGCGTCGCACTTGGGATGTACACGCGGCCCAACGCACGAGCATCTTCGCCGACATCGCGCAGGATGTTGGTGATCTGCATGGCGATGCCCAGGTCTCGCGCCGGCGCCTCCAGCCGGGGCAGGTCGTCGCGCTCGTCGATCAGGAACGGCAACATCATGGAGCCGATGCTGCCGGCGACGAGGTTAGCATACCGGATCAGGTCGTCCTCCGTCTCGATATGGATGCCTCGCAGGTCCCACTCGGCGCCATCGATCAATTCGTACAGTGGCGGCGTATGGAGCGTGTACCGTTCATGGAGTTCGGCGAGACGACGCCAGATGAGTCCGGCGGCCGGCGGCCGGCCGGCGAGGGTGTCGTCGAGCGCCCGTCGCGCGGTGGCGAGTTCGCGTAACGCCGCATCCCGTGCCTGCCCGTTCGATGCGGTGTCGGCGATGTTGTCGATCGTGCGGCAGTAGAAATAC is part of the Rhodothermales bacterium genome and harbors:
- a CDS encoding acyltransferase, producing MMRFLVTRLVLRGLASAFRRVCWVGEPPVWPADTPVVLYANHHHFFDGHLLWYALHRGLGRSFSVWMEDWDRFPMFAACGAMPFPADDPARRLATIRRTVTRMRRRPMSGLAYFPEARLHAPEEGIHPFGSEAFSRFDRLFPPCLWVPVALHVTWWGESLPTALIHAGEPHAHSTGDEHQRLERLWSSLRNERPAHTTVLFDGQKSPDEAWDLRFSRRMFERYLR
- a CDS encoding phytoene/squalene synthase family protein codes for the protein YFYCRTIDNIADTASNGQARDAALRELATARRALDDTLAGRPPAAGLIWRRLAELHERYTLHTPPLYELIDGAEWDLRGIHIETEDDLIRYANLVAGSIGSMMLPFLIDERDDLPRLEAPARDLGIAMQITNILRDVGEDARALGRVYIPSATLARFGCRGADLASTTLPEGYPELIEYVMEMAEEYFVSGRSGIAALNRSVRPGIEAAARIYREILNEIRRRDYDNLNERAYTSRAKKVQLLLFDTYERRKRRLQGRSPARLTA